One Halosegnis longus DNA window includes the following coding sequences:
- a CDS encoding anthranilate synthase component I family protein, translating into MVRVATDETAFRELAADAPAGARIPVEARVVADPFDAYRRARGDHGVFYETTGGQDGWGYFATDPEEVVSVGPETSAFDTLRDAVADERLVRGDCAVPYPCGLFGWLSYDAVRELEALPDETVDDRGLPRVQFGRFDSVVAWEAADARDGDPTLRVCVCPRVDGDEGPEAIYERARDRAESLATDLTTGEPSLPDPPVETDSVEFVGDATRAEFADRVRRVKELIRAGDTFQTNVSQRLTAPAAVHPVAAYDALRRVNPAPYSGLVEFPDVDLVSASPELLLDVDDGRLLTEPIAGTRPRGGDADIDAALERELTENAKERAEHAMLVDLERNDLGKVSQFGSVEVEEYRRVDRYSEVMHLVSLVAGELRPEFDAVDAIAAAFPGGTITGAPKPRTMEIIEEVEATKRGPYTGSMFALGFDGRATLNIVIRTLVHTDGEYGLRVGAGIVHDSDPDAEYEETLDKGRALITALDTALETRLSVEGDGDV; encoded by the coding sequence ATGGTTCGGGTCGCTACCGACGAGACCGCCTTCCGCGAGCTGGCAGCCGACGCGCCGGCCGGAGCGCGCATCCCCGTGGAAGCGCGCGTCGTGGCCGACCCCTTCGACGCCTATCGCCGCGCGCGCGGCGACCACGGCGTCTTCTACGAGACCACCGGCGGACAGGACGGGTGGGGCTACTTCGCGACCGACCCCGAGGAAGTCGTCAGCGTCGGTCCCGAGACGTCGGCCTTCGATACGCTCCGCGATGCAGTCGCCGACGAACGGCTCGTCCGCGGCGACTGTGCGGTTCCGTACCCGTGTGGCCTGTTCGGCTGGCTCTCCTACGACGCGGTCCGGGAACTCGAAGCGCTGCCCGACGAGACGGTCGACGACCGCGGGCTTCCCCGGGTCCAGTTCGGCCGCTTCGACAGCGTCGTGGCGTGGGAGGCGGCCGATGCGCGCGACGGCGACCCGACGCTCCGGGTGTGTGTCTGCCCGCGCGTCGACGGCGACGAGGGCCCCGAAGCAATCTACGAGCGGGCGCGCGACCGGGCCGAATCGCTCGCGACCGACCTGACGACGGGCGAGCCGTCGCTGCCCGACCCACCGGTCGAAACCGACTCCGTGGAGTTCGTCGGGGACGCGACGCGTGCCGAGTTCGCCGACCGCGTGCGCCGGGTGAAAGAGTTGATTCGCGCCGGCGACACCTTCCAGACGAACGTGAGCCAGCGGCTCACCGCGCCCGCGGCCGTCCACCCCGTCGCGGCGTACGACGCCCTCCGGCGGGTGAATCCGGCTCCCTACTCCGGGCTGGTGGAGTTCCCGGACGTGGACCTGGTGAGCGCCTCGCCCGAACTCCTGCTCGACGTCGACGACGGCCGACTCCTGACGGAGCCGATCGCCGGCACCCGTCCCCGGGGTGGCGACGCCGATATCGACGCCGCGCTCGAACGCGAACTCACCGAGAACGCGAAGGAGCGGGCCGAACACGCCATGCTCGTCGACCTCGAGCGCAACGACCTCGGGAAGGTGTCGCAGTTCGGGAGCGTCGAGGTCGAGGAGTACCGCCGGGTGGACCGCTACTCCGAGGTGATGCATCTCGTCTCGCTCGTGGCCGGTGAACTCCGCCCGGAGTTCGACGCCGTCGATGCGATTGCGGCGGCGTTCCCCGGCGGGACCATCACCGGCGCGCCAAAGCCCCGGACGATGGAGATTATCGAGGAAGTCGAGGCGACGAAGCGCGGGCCGTACACGGGGTCGATGTTCGCGCTCGGCTTCGACGGGCGCGCCACCCTCAACATCGTCATCCGGACGCTCGTCCACACGGACGGCGAGTACGGGCTCCGGGTCGGTGCCGGTATCGTCCACGATTCGGACCCCGACGCCGAGTACGAGGAGACGCTGGACAAGGGTCGCGCCCTGATTACCGCCCTCGATACCGCGCTCGAAACCCGGCTCTCCGTGGAGGGTGATGGTGATGTGTAA
- a CDS encoding helix-hairpin-helix domain-containing protein, whose amino-acid sequence MGLLDTIKSVLGLGSGRDTEPQPDASSEHAVKSPTSEKEDDEAVAHKEGSAAMTEEPPEDDVAEPAEATEVTDHAGTETSAAEPAEAAGPVPEEPTDGSPHVESINGIGPAYAKRLEEAGIESVAELADADADWLADETGISAKRLTDWIARAGEQ is encoded by the coding sequence ATGGGACTGTTGGACACTATCAAATCCGTACTGGGGCTCGGCTCCGGCCGCGACACGGAGCCACAGCCGGACGCGAGCAGCGAGCACGCCGTCAAATCGCCGACGAGTGAGAAGGAAGACGACGAAGCCGTCGCCCACAAGGAGGGGTCGGCCGCGATGACGGAGGAGCCGCCCGAGGACGACGTGGCGGAGCCGGCCGAGGCGACCGAGGTCACCGACCACGCCGGCACCGAGACGTCCGCCGCGGAACCGGCAGAGGCCGCGGGTCCGGTCCCCGAGGAGCCGACCGACGGAAGCCCGCACGTCGAATCCATCAACGGTATCGGCCCGGCCTACGCCAAGCGACTGGAGGAGGCCGGCATCGAGTCGGTCGCCGAACTCGCCGACGCCGACGCCGACTGGCTCGCCGACGAGACCGGCATCTCGGCGAAGCGGCTGACCGACTGGATCGCCCGCGCCGGCGAGCAGTAG